The Acinonyx jubatus isolate Ajub_Pintada_27869175 chromosome A2, VMU_Ajub_asm_v1.0, whole genome shotgun sequence genomic sequence CCCAGCCTCCCCCCAAACCCCCGCTTCTAAGCTACAGACAACACTGTGTACAAACCACAGCAAATTTATTACTCAATATCCAGTGCCACATCATAGCACCACCCGGAGCCCTCACCTTCCCTCCCCATCTGGCCCCAAGGGTACacccaaaatggaaaaaacaaaagtaaacccagatccctgctcctcctctggaAATAGGGGCCTTAGCCCTGGAGGTCCCTTCCACAGGCTCCAGCAGGCAGGAGAGTGGACCCCTCCATGCCCGGAGAgcgaggctccaggctccaacaaCAGAGAGAACATGcaggcaggagcaggagcagaggccTGTGTCTGTGGGAGAGGAGGAATGGGAGGGAAGGGCACTGCCTGAGGAGTCCGGGAATCTGGTCATCCCGGGATGCACGCGGGAGCTTCCGGGCAGCAGGGGCCGGCCCCTGGTTTGCTAGCGCTTCGACAGCTCATGGGACAGCCAGTCCAGCCCATCATACAGGCCTGTGCCTTGGGTGGCACAGGTGGCCTGGACGTACCactgtggggagaaggaaggaaaggtcagTAGCAGGGAAGACAAGGGGATACCTTTCCTCCTGGCCCCAGCCTGTGGCTCCCCTGGGAGAGGCAGGACCCTCACCGTGCGGCTGCGCAAGTGCTGCAGCCCCAGCTTGTCGGTCAGCTCGCTCACGGGCATGGCATTGGGCATGTCCTGCTTGTTGGCAAACACCAGCAGCACCGCATCCCGCAGCTCGTCTTCCTGCAGCTGAGAGAGACGAAGGGGATGGAATCTGGAGCCCTAGCAGGGTCTCCAGGCTTCCTCTTCCCTGCTGTGGAAGGAGTCCCCCCTTCTACCTTCCAGCATATTTGTGGGGAAGAATGTAATATTGTGCAGTCTGCTGCTGAACACAAGACGCAGAGTCATAAATCAGCTTGAGGCCATCTGGCCCGAAGTCCAGAGCCTTTTTCTAATGACTTGCCCTAGTCAAAGTGACAACATTTCCAAATGGAAAACCAAGAATGAAGAATGTAAGATGAAGTTTCTCTCTGCGACATATAATCCTCCTTTCCCTGCCAACTTCTCAGAGGCGAAGCTGTAAGAAATCAGTTTCCTGACAAGGAAAAAGTCAGTCCTATACTTTTCACCTGACTCAAATTCAAAACAGGGTGAGATACTCCTTGTGTCGGTGTCACAAAGAGAAACACGTTCAAGGCCTGTGAGGCATTTCCTGACTTTCACACTGGCACAGAGATCTCAGAGCTCTGCCTCCAAACCAGGGCTCAGTTCCCATTACTCTGGGGGCTCACCATCTTCTGGAGCTCATCAGCAGATTCCTGGACCCGCTCTCGGTCATTACTGTCCACTACGAAGATGAGGCCctgggtgggaaggaagaaagaaagggcaagCAATTACTCCCACCTGGGACATACCCTAGTCTGGCTTTCTTCTTCCCATCTTTGTGTCCAAACCCTTCTCATCTAAACTTTCACAAGGCTCTGCAAACATCCTGGCACAAACTGGAGACACCCTGCCCGGGATACAGCCTCTGCCCTCAGGCAAGCAGTGTGGCTAGGAGAGGTGCAAGGGAACAGGGAAAGACTTGATGAGACTTAAATGAGGCAGCATGAGGGCGCCTGGCTGTTTCGGTCAGTAgtatgtgtgactcttgatcctggagttgagttgaagccccacactgtaggtaaagcttacttaaaaaaataaaataaaataaaataaataggggcaccagggtagctTAGTTAGTTAAatgtccactcttgatttctgctcaggtcatgatctcaccgctcctgagtttgagctccttgtctggctctgcactgacagcacgggtcctgcttgggattctctctctcaaaataaataaataaacttaaaaaaaaaaaaaagtaaataagacagGATGGACCCAGAACCCTGCTTGTCAGGAGAGTGTAGAGTGGCTAAGTCTCAGAAGACTAATAATGCCAGTTCTGAAGGACGAGTAGAGGCAAGCCTACAAACACAGATAGAAGGAGGTGAAGGGTTTTTTTCCTGGGTTGGGGGCCCAGCCTAGGCCAACATCTCAGTCTTTGCAGTCCTAACACCTTTTCTCGTGGGGTTGGAGAGCCCCATCCCCACCTGAGTGTTCTGGAAGTAGTGTCGCCACAGAGGCCGAATCTTGTCCTGGCCTCCCACATCCCAGACTGTGAAACAAATGTTCTTGTATTCCACTGTTTCCACATTGAAGCCTGGagataattggaaaaaaaaaaaaaaagaaaacaaagtcctgAAAGAAAGGAACTCACTAAATCTATGTAGAGTCATCAGAGACCTAAAACCAGGAAACGATCGAGTCTGCTGGGAACAGAACCCCAGAGGACCTGCAGTCCACAGACCAGGCGGGGCTAGGTCACATTCACCCAGCCTCGGCACTATCCAGCAAGTAAAGGTAACTGTGACCCACTTCTCAGGTAGCCGTGTCCAGTGTCAGGGTCAGCCCCGCACAGAGATAAGGGCCTCAGGCAGAGTCGCGAGCAGACCCAGAGAAGGCCTGCCGCCAGCCTCCCGCTCCTCCCGGGCTCGCCTCAGAACTCACCTatggtggggatggtggtgacAATCTCCCCCAACTTCAGTTTGTACAGGATTGTGGTCTTGCCAGCTGCATCCAAGCCAACtgcaaaggagaggggcagagggctggaGACGGGAGCGAGGGAGCCCTCTAGAgaccagggaaggggagaggccaGGACAGCCGATGGAGACGGAGGCGAAGAGCCCCTGCGCCTGCAGGTGCGCGCTGTTATCTGCCTTCGAGGCCTTGAGGGCGGTCTGATGGTGAACACCAACTCCAGCCCCAAAGCGGGCGAGGGGCTGAAGAGGGCTAGTGGGTAAAGGGCATAAGAGGAGGGCCACGCTCCTTTTAAAAGTCGTCTCCAAGGGCGGAATCCTCCCTTCTTACCAGCCGGGCTGGGGCGTAGGGAGCTTCACCCCACCCAGGCCCGCAGCTCCCAAGCCCAGGCCCCGGGGTCGGCGCTGCAGACCGCAAGCCGCCCGAGAACAGTGAccccggcggggggtgggggtggttagGAGGTGGGTGACTCAGGGTCAGAGACCAGACTGAGCCGGGATCGGAGGGATGCGGGGGCGGGAGGACTCCGCGGGGGCCGACGCTCCGGTCCGGGCCGCGCGCGCTTGATCTGCCTCACCCATGAGGATCCGCATCTGCTTCTTCCCGAAGATCCGCGAAAAGAGCGCGGACACGGTGAGGCCCATggcggggccgggggagggggtgcgggcaCGGACGCGGGGTGCGGGCTGGAACCGGCCGGCTGCTGGGGGATGGGGCGCAGCAGCAGAAGGAGGAGgctccgccgccgcctccgcgcGTCCCGGCCCGCCCTACGTCATCGCGGGCCCGCCCCCGCcagggccccgccccctccccgccccttccccacccccaggctaCCTCTCCGGCAAATTCTGAAGCTAAGCGAGTCTCCGCATCCTTGCTGAATCCGGCGCCGGCTTTAAAGAGTGAAGGGTCTGGGTCTCTCCGTTTCAAGAGCGCTGGCAGGTCTATGGCTGCTTCATGGCAGCCCGAGCGGGGTCGAGGAAAGTCTACAGTGTTCCACACGGCCCCCGACCCCTAGCTTAAGTGGCCGGCCTTTCGGCTTTGGTTTGTCGCGTCCAGCCCACCCTGCGCTCCGGTGTCGCTTTTGCGAATTAGCATTATCGACTGTATGCACCACCCTCCGAGGGGAGCGGAAGGTCGGTGCAAGTATCTTATTCCTCTGTTTGGCCCTTTCAGCGCCCAGAGAGAGGCTTTGAACGTGGCAGGTGGTTCAAGTGACCCTAGAATCTCGAGAGGAGTGCGCCGGAGGTGGAAAAAGAAGGTGCCCTAGTGCTAGCTGGACTTCTTGGTTTTCCAATAAGGAGAACTTTCTCCTGCGTGCTGGAGAACTCCACCTTCGCCTCCATGGTTCCAGACACAACACCTTTCAGTTGATCCACGCAGCTTTTCTGAAGCTTCTTTACTTTCCCACAGACCTGAGAACCCGGATTTTTAATGCACACCTATCCAGGATTTTATGAGACTCTTGTGGCCCTAGACTCCAAGAGCTTCAGAAGTAATTTCCCCACTCAGCAACAGAGGGGAAATAGCAGGAAAGGAATTTAAGTTTCTTCTATGAGAGAGGCTgggtcagtgcctggcacataatatatGCTTAGCAAATATGATACTTGCTGGTTTGAACGGCCAAAAAGATGCTCACTAGAGCAAGGACAAGCGATTTGAAACTGGATTGCCAGTTGGCTTCTGGAATCAATTGCTTATGAACTGGACATGGTGAGGTGAGCTGAGAATCAGAGAACCTTCATTAATTCacctattcaacaaatattgaatgcctactatgtaccaTTGTTCCAGGTCTCAGTTTAAATctcaacccccccgccccccttttgAGGGTTTGGCTTCAACAATCCTCataacttgttattttctgtaaaaGGAGACCAATATCTGCCCTATCTCATGAGGTTATGgtgaatattaaaattatgaGACTATCTGAATGTTCTGTATGTCTCAGGTGGATGTTATCTGGGCCACTAAGAAATTGGGTCTGAAAATACTTCCAGGGTC encodes the following:
- the ARF5 gene encoding ADP-ribosylation factor 5; its protein translation is MGLTVSALFSRIFGKKQMRILMVGLDAAGKTTILYKLKLGEIVTTIPTIGFNVETVEYKNICFTVWDVGGQDKIRPLWRHYFQNTQGLIFVVDSNDRERVQESADELQKMLQEDELRDAVLLVFANKQDMPNAMPVSELTDKLGLQHLRSRTWYVQATCATQGTGLYDGLDWLSHELSKR